One segment of Sesamum indicum cultivar Zhongzhi No. 13 linkage group LG4, S_indicum_v1.0, whole genome shotgun sequence DNA contains the following:
- the LOC105160829 gene encoding uncharacterized protein LOC105160829 isoform X1 — protein sequence MGKSIPSAHNLQHFARVIASATTRPRRAAQLRPVSKTRPISSPDATGSRPDSHQLRLKAPARQMEDAENSERRRMPLSEVVADCVKRWFQDTLKEAKNGDIAMQVLVGQMYYSGYGVARDAQKGRAWINRASKSRSSVWKVGDKHPGYNASDSDSDDVKKDAK from the exons ATGGGCAAATCTATTCCTTCTGCTCACAATCTCCAGCACTTTGCTCGGGTCATTGCTTCCGCCACCACCAGGCCCCGCCGAGCCGCCCAATTGAGACCCGTATCCAAGACCCGACCCATCTCTTCTCCTGACGCTACTGGGTCCAGACCCGACTCGCACCAGCTAAGGCTAAAAGCTCCGGCTCGGCAAATGGAGGACGCGGAGAACTCGGAGCGGCGGAGGATGCCGCTTTCGGAGGTGGTGGCGGACTGTGTGAAGCGGTGGTTCCAGGATACACTGAAAGAAgccaagaatggtgatattgCTATGCAGGTGCTTGTGGGCCAGATGTATTATAGCGGATATGGGGTTGCTAGAGATGCCCAGAAG GGAAGAGCATGGATCAACAGGGCCTCGAAGAGTCGGTCTTCAGTATGGAAAGTAGGCGATAAACATCCAG GTTATAATGCTAGTGATTCAGATTCTGATGATGTGAAGAAAGACGCCAAATAG
- the LOC105160829 gene encoding uncharacterized protein LOC105160829 isoform X2, whose product MGKSIPSAHNLQHFARVIASATTRPRRAAQLRPVSKTRPISSPDATGSRPDSHQLRLKAPARQMEDAENSERRRMPLSEVVADCVKRWFQDTLKEAKNGDIAMQVLVGQMYYSGYGVARDAQKSMDQQGLEESVFSMESRR is encoded by the exons ATGGGCAAATCTATTCCTTCTGCTCACAATCTCCAGCACTTTGCTCGGGTCATTGCTTCCGCCACCACCAGGCCCCGCCGAGCCGCCCAATTGAGACCCGTATCCAAGACCCGACCCATCTCTTCTCCTGACGCTACTGGGTCCAGACCCGACTCGCACCAGCTAAGGCTAAAAGCTCCGGCTCGGCAAATGGAGGACGCGGAGAACTCGGAGCGGCGGAGGATGCCGCTTTCGGAGGTGGTGGCGGACTGTGTGAAGCGGTGGTTCCAGGATACACTGAAAGAAgccaagaatggtgatattgCTATGCAGGTGCTTGTGGGCCAGATGTATTATAGCGGATATGGGGTTGCTAGAGATGCCCAGAAG AGCATGGATCAACAGGGCCTCGAAGAGTCGGTCTTCAGTATGGAAAGTAGGCGATAA
- the LOC105160831 gene encoding staphylococcal-like nuclease CAN2: MGNALTFLCGHCCRPSPESDSIGHHGVTAATVGVSALAHDLYNFEITNQVPQELSKHVVSSRKAQANWYKKLSEAWRETKPPPKTPEEASRLVIQTLKRHQKADVEGLLAFYGLPLPHALVELTNGTPPSQPQGLRFELHTLPVDAKAVADGDTINVYISTRDPRESSNVPREVQVAAVERSKARAQKNYNKADELHRQIIDAGYRVLTVQNEEILARKYRIRLRGIDAPESKMPFGQKAKEELTKIVQDKCLKIQVFDEDRYGRCVGDVYCNGIFVQESMLKKGLAWHYKAYDKRPELDKWEKEARAKRVGLWSSSNPEMPWEWRKDRREGR, translated from the exons ATGGGAAATGCACTAACATTCTTGTGCGGCCACTGCTGCCGGCCCTCGCCGGAGTCAGATTCCATCGGCCACCACGGCGTCACCGCCGCAACCGTAGGTGTTTCGGCTCTGGCCCACGATCTCTACAACTTTGAAATCACCAACCAG gTTCCTCAAGAACTCAGCAAGCATGTTGTCTCGTCCAGAAAAGCTCAGGCCAactg GTACAAGAAACTCTCCGAGGCGTGGAGAGAAACGAAACCGCCCCCTAAAACTCCGGAAGAAGCTTCAAGGCTTGTGATTCAGACATTGAAGAGACATCAGAAGGCAGATGTTGAG GGGCTATTGGCTTTTTACGGTCTTCCTCTACCTCATGCTTTGGTCGAACTCACTAATGGGACTCCTCCATCACAACCGCAAGGACTGAGATTTGAATTGCATACTCTACCG GTGGATGCAAAAGCTGTAGCAGACGGAGATACAATAAATGTATACATAAGCACTAGGGATCCTAGGGAGTCATCAAATGTTCCAAGAGAAGTTCAAGTTGCAGCTGTTGAGAGATCCAAAGCTCGTGCTCAGAAGAATTACAATAAGGCAGATGAACTTCACAGACAAATCATTGATGCAGGATACAG GGTCTTAACAGTTCAAAATGAGGAGATTCTTGCACGAAAATATCGAATAAGATTGAG GGGAATTGATGCACCAGAGAGCAAAATGCCATTCGGGCAGAAAGCCAAGGAAGAGTTGACTAAAATTGTTCAGGACAAGTGTCTTAAAATTCAGGTGTTTGATGAAGATCGTTACGGCCGATGTGTAGGAGATGTATATTGCAACGGCATATTTGTACAG GAATCAATGCTTAAGAAGGGGCTAGCATGGCATTATAAAGCCTATGACAAACGGCCCGAGTTGGATAAG TGGGAGAAAGAGGCCCGAGCAAAGCGGGTCGGATTATGGTCATCATCAAACCCTGAGATGCCATGGGAATGGAGAAAGGACAGACGTGAAGGCAGATAA